From the genome of Polynucleobacter sp. AM-7D1:
GAAAGCCAAAGGTACTCATTGGTGCACCGCCAGGATTCTTTTGGGCATGGCTCGCCTGAGATTCTTCTCGTCTTGCGCGGACGTCGTCAATTAAGCGCGCCCTACCCAGCCACAGAGTCAGCAAGATCAGGACCTCGACTACTGCAGCAGATAAAAAGGCGATACGCCAATCAGCAACACTAGCAATTGCAACCATGAAAGCTGGAGCTGCGGCCCAACCGATATACCCTGTTACGCCATGAATGGAATAAGCGTAAGGCAAATTCGGGGGTGATATTTTGTGATTGATCAGTGTGTAATCCACTGGATGAAAGATGCCGTTACCGCAACCGGCAATCACTGCACCTAGGACCAACATGGCATAGCCATTACTTTGGGAATATGTGAGCGCGGCTAATGCCAGTAAACCCACTCCAGCAAATAAAACGGGCCGAGCCCCAATGCGATCAACTAAAAATCCAGATGCTGCTTGAACAATGCAGGAGGCCACAAAAAAGATGGTCATGAGCAAACCTAGCTCTGCATAGTTAAAGCCAAACTCCGCCTTCAACCATGGGAACATGGGTGGCAAAATTAAATGAAAGAAATGGGAGCTGCCGTGAGCCAGGCTAATAAGACCAACAACCCGGACATCACTGGCGCGTCTCATTACTAGGGCGTCAGTCATGTTCCGAGTTTACTGGCACAGGAAAATTCCTGCTGAAATACAGCGGTATTACTTGCTAAAGCTGAAATCGCCGTTCTTATCGACACCCACAGGAACTGTGTCCTTAGGGCCAAACTTGCCTTCCAAGATCATCTTGGACACTGGGTTCTCGATATATTGCTGAATCGCACGCTTCAGCGGTCTCGCCCCAAATACGGGATCAAAACCGACCTCTGCAATCTTGCTAAGTGCGGCATCACTCACCTCCATCTGCATATCGACCTTTGCCAAACGATCTGACAAGTTCTTGAGCAAGATCTTCGCGATATTGGCAATATTGCCTTTATCCAAACCATGGAAGACCACAATCTCATCAATACGATTTAAGAACTCTGGTCGGAAGTGATTCTTCAACTCTTCAAATACCGCATCTTTAATCTCAGACTGCTTCTTATCTGTCATCGACTGAATCAGATGTGAGCCGATATTACTAGTCATCACAATCACCGTGTTCTTAAAGTCCACAGTACGGCCTTGACCATCGGTTAAACGACCATCGTCCAATACTTGCAAGAGCACATTAAAGACATCTGGATGTGCTTTTTCAATCTCATCAAACAAGATCACGCTATATGGATGACGACGGACTTGTTCGGTTAAGTAACCACCCTCTTCGTAACCAACATAACCTGGAGGCGCGCCAATTAAACGCGCAACACTATGCTTCTCCATAAACTCACTCATGTCGATACGGATCAGGTGATCTTCACTATCAAATAAGAAGCCAGCCAAAGCTTTGCAGAGCTC
Proteins encoded in this window:
- a CDS encoding MFS transporter; translated protein: MTDALVMRRASDVRVVGLISLAHGSSHFFHLILPPMFPWLKAEFGFNYAELGLLMTIFFVASCIVQAASGFLVDRIGARPVLFAGVGLLALAALTYSQSNGYAMLVLGAVIAGCGNGIFHPVDYTLINHKISPPNLPYAYSIHGVTGYIGWAAAPAFMVAIASVADWRIAFLSAAVVEVLILLTLWLGRARLIDDVRARREESQASHAQKNPGGAPMSTFGFLKLPVVWLCWIFFFFSMAATTGLQSFAPTALFKIYEIAVSNGNYYLTLMSMGGAGGMLLGGYLASKLKVPERIITICFTVNIVMGLLLATGLIPIELIVIAFIVIGLGLGIAAPSRDLMIRSATPSGSSGRVYGIVYSGIDLGAAMSPLIFGIFLDIGLPKLLFVGVAFLQLMIILTGFKVAAISSPKTT